A stretch of the Clostridium fungisolvens genome encodes the following:
- the hflX gene encoding GTPase HflX encodes MITGNIDGIKKLILERLEALYDLNIDNSSIFSYELVSEMNDISRIIKKELCVVINRRGKITDISIGSLNNAEIPYIDGATKRLSGYRVIHTHPSGDSTLSSMDTSALMELKLDAMVAIGVKENIEEVKVNIALCDIYDNSLAFKEMRNLTLSSALHLNLREKISYVEKIITEIKQQDDDIERAILFGNDSEESLEELCGLAEACDVVPVFKVFQKKNKINTAYYAGQGKIEELSYLKQIKNANVVIFDDELSGSQLRNLEETLKCKVIDRTTLILDIFARRAKSKEGMLQVELAMLNHKIPRLRNANANLSRIRGGVGSKGPGEKKLETDRRHIERRIEEIRNELTRAAEQRSIQKVKRNKSSISQVAIVGYTNAGKSTLRNKLCEISATNKIDKDGVLEADMLFATLDTTVRAVTLSDNRRIALSDTVGFISKLPHDLVEAFKSTLEEVIDADLLLHVIDASNEEVLTQIKSVNLVLEELNALDKNTIVVLNKVDKASEENLKQVRDFLKNQKAIEVSAVKEINLSLLLDYIGKEIPVKLMEKQFLIPYTEQKFVSILHDNSKILHEDHLEEGTKIKALVHEEIYKKCLAFEVLAIS; translated from the coding sequence ATGATAACAGGAAATATAGATGGAATAAAAAAATTGATACTGGAAAGACTTGAGGCACTCTATGATTTAAATATAGATAATAGCAGTATTTTCTCTTATGAATTGGTTTCAGAAATGAATGATATTAGTAGAATTATAAAAAAAGAATTGTGTGTGGTTATAAATAGAAGAGGAAAAATAACTGATATTTCAATCGGAAGCTTAAATAATGCAGAGATCCCTTATATAGACGGAGCAACGAAAAGACTAAGCGGTTATAGAGTAATCCATACTCACCCTTCTGGAGATAGTACGCTATCCTCAATGGATACTTCTGCATTAATGGAGCTTAAATTAGATGCTATGGTTGCTATTGGCGTTAAGGAAAATATAGAAGAGGTAAAAGTAAACATCGCCTTATGTGATATTTATGATAATAGCCTGGCTTTTAAAGAAATGAGAAATTTAACTTTATCCTCTGCTCTACATTTAAATCTCAGAGAAAAAATATCTTATGTTGAAAAAATTATTACTGAAATAAAACAGCAAGATGATGATATTGAAAGAGCCATTTTATTTGGAAATGACAGCGAAGAAAGTCTTGAAGAACTTTGTGGTCTTGCTGAAGCCTGCGATGTAGTTCCAGTATTTAAGGTTTTCCAAAAGAAAAATAAAATTAATACTGCTTATTATGCAGGACAAGGAAAAATTGAAGAACTAAGTTATTTAAAACAGATAAAAAATGCCAATGTAGTAATATTTGATGACGAATTATCAGGGTCTCAGCTTAGAAACCTTGAGGAAACTTTAAAATGTAAAGTTATAGATAGAACTACCCTTATACTTGATATCTTTGCTAGACGTGCAAAAAGTAAAGAAGGAATGCTTCAAGTTGAGCTAGCAATGCTTAATCATAAAATACCAAGACTTAGAAATGCAAATGCTAATCTTTCTAGAATTAGAGGTGGTGTTGGTTCAAAAGGTCCTGGCGAGAAAAAACTTGAAACAGATAGAAGACATATTGAACGTAGAATCGAAGAAATAAGAAATGAACTTACTAGAGCTGCAGAGCAAAGATCTATTCAAAAAGTGAAAAGAAATAAAAGTAGTATAAGCCAGGTTGCTATAGTTGGATACACAAACGCTGGTAAGTCGACCCTTAGAAATAAGTTATGTGAAATTTCAGCTACCAATAAAATTGATAAAGATGGAGTTTTGGAAGCAGATATGCTTTTTGCTACCTTAGATACTACTGTAAGAGCTGTTACCCTAAGTGATAATAGAAGAATAGCTTTATCAGATACCGTTGGTTTTATAAGTAAACTCCCTCATGATCTAGTTGAAGCCTTCAAATCAACCTTAGAAGAAGTAATTGACGCCGATTTACTATTACATGTAATAGATGCTTCAAATGAAGAAGTCTTAACCCAAATTAAATCTGTGAACTTAGTTCTAGAGGAGCTAAATGCACTTGATAAAAACACTATTGTTGTTCTAAATAAAGTAGATAAGGCTTCAGAAGAAAACTTAAAGCAAGTACGAGATTTTTTAAAAAACCAGAAAGCAATAGAAGTCAGTGCTGTAAAAGAAATAAACCTATCATTGCTACTTGATTATATAGGTAAAGAAATCCCAGTAAAACTGATGGAAAAACAGTTTTTAATTCCATATACTGAACAAAAATTTGTATCAATACTTCACGATAATTCTAAGATTCTTCATGAAGACCATCTAGAAGAAGGCACTAAAATAAAAGCTTTAGTTCATGAAGAAATTTATAAAAAGTGCCTAGCTTTCGAAGTTTTAGCAATATCTTAA
- a CDS encoding FAD-binding oxidoreductase, producing MDFQGLTGKVITPLDKEYQILRLEYNRDINKFPLAIVYCYNNIDVSNAIKWCRKNDISLRIRTGGHNYEGYSTSNGALILDTTYMNNVEIDEKNDIVKIQAGARLGKVYSELAKKGYAFAGGTCPTVGISGLTLGGGIGLSCRNFGLTADNLVELEIINANGASITANNQENPKLFWACRGAGGGNFGVATSYIFKTQKVNKITAIELRWDNESREDFLELWQYWLKTADKRISCFAGFNKEGIYLNGFFYGTKTEAKLILKDFLSLPNLLENSSIEYVAFIDAIKNIGAFYDPPNKFKATGRFVYKPLSRKDIRKLVQYIDNSPGTVECFIRLYSLGGAIDDIPNNHTAYYYRKAEYILGITTGWEEDEDAYEYKNWVEKVFKFVKPLTNGSYVNFPYAELADYGYEYYGKNYYLLKEVKKLYDPTNFFKFQQSISPH from the coding sequence GTGGACTTTCAAGGGTTAACAGGTAAAGTAATAACCCCTTTAGATAAAGAATATCAAATTTTGAGACTTGAATATAATCGTGACATTAATAAATTTCCACTTGCTATTGTTTATTGCTATAACAATATTGATGTGTCAAATGCAATAAAATGGTGCAGAAAAAATGATATCTCTCTTCGTATTCGTACTGGTGGTCACAATTACGAAGGATATTCCACAAGTAATGGTGCTTTAATACTGGATACAACTTATATGAATAATGTTGAAATTGATGAGAAAAATGATATTGTAAAAATCCAAGCTGGCGCTAGATTAGGTAAAGTATATTCAGAACTTGCTAAAAAAGGTTATGCCTTCGCAGGAGGGACATGCCCAACTGTTGGTATCTCTGGTTTAACTCTTGGCGGAGGAATAGGATTATCCTGCAGAAACTTTGGTCTAACTGCTGACAATCTTGTAGAACTCGAAATTATAAATGCCAATGGAGCTTCAATCACCGCTAACAATCAGGAAAACCCAAAGCTATTCTGGGCTTGTCGTGGAGCTGGTGGTGGAAACTTTGGTGTTGCAACTTCATATATTTTTAAAACTCAAAAAGTGAATAAGATAACAGCTATAGAGCTCAGATGGGATAATGAATCAAGAGAAGACTTTCTAGAGTTATGGCAATATTGGCTTAAAACAGCTGATAAGAGGATCAGCTGTTTTGCTGGCTTTAACAAAGAAGGCATCTATTTAAATGGCTTTTTTTATGGAACCAAAACTGAAGCTAAGTTGATACTAAAGGATTTTTTATCACTACCAAATTTATTAGAGAATTCTTCAATTGAATATGTTGCTTTTATTGATGCCATAAAGAACATCGGCGCCTTCTATGATCCACCAAATAAGTTTAAAGCAACAGGTAGATTTGTATATAAACCTTTATCTAGAAAAGATATTAGGAAGTTAGTTCAATATATAGACAACAGCCCTGGTACAGTTGAATGTTTCATAAGATTATACTCACTAGGTGGTGCTATTGATGATATCCCCAATAACCATACAGCATATTACTATAGAAAAGCAGAATATATACTAGGTATTACCACAGGTTGGGAAGAAGACGAAGATGCATATGAGTATAAAAATTGGGTTGAAAAAGTCTTTAAATTTGTTAAACCTCTTACTAATGGTTCTTATGTAAACTTCCCATATGCTGAATTAGCTGATTACGGTTATGAATACTATGGCAAAAATTATTATCTTCTCAAAGAAGTAAAAAAATTATATGATCCAACTAACTTCTTTAAATTTCAGCAATCAATAAGCCCCCATTAA
- a CDS encoding GNAT family N-acetyltransferase, whose translation MQKTYETDRLILKVLDEADAGQVLNYYMRNRGFLEEWEPTKDEEYYKKETHEIQLMNDLENILKENMLRLWIYKKEDENKVIGTLAFSNIVRGAFWSCFLGYKLDGAEINKGYMTEALSKGVHIMFSEFKLHRIEANIMPKNKRSLRVVEKLGFYNEGLAYKYLKINGRWEDHIHMVLLNDKV comes from the coding sequence ATGCAAAAAACTTATGAAACTGATAGATTAATTTTAAAGGTTTTAGACGAAGCAGATGCTGGACAAGTATTAAATTATTATATGAGAAATAGAGGTTTTCTTGAAGAATGGGAACCAACTAAAGATGAAGAGTATTATAAAAAAGAAACCCATGAGATACAATTAATGAATGATCTTGAAAATATATTAAAGGAAAATATGTTAAGGCTTTGGATTTATAAGAAAGAAGATGAAAATAAAGTTATAGGGACATTAGCCTTTAGTAACATAGTGAGAGGAGCATTTTGGTCTTGTTTTTTAGGTTATAAACTTGATGGTGCAGAAATAAACAAAGGATACATGACAGAAGCTCTAAGTAAAGGTGTTCATATAATGTTCAGTGAATTTAAGCTTCATAGAATTGAGGCCAATATAATGCCTAAGAATAAGAGATCTTTAAGAGTCGTTGAAAAATTAGGGTTTTATAATGAAGGTCTAGCATATAAATATCTTAAGATCAATGGTAGATGGGAAGATCATATTCATATGGTCCTACTGAATGATAAAGTTTGA
- the guaC gene encoding GMP reductase: MENVFDYEDIQLIPAKCIVNSRSECDTTVELGGRSFKLPVVPANMQTIIDEKISIYLAENGYFYIMHRFEPEKRIAFIKDMTSRGLFSSISVGVKEDEYRFIEQLASENLVPEYITIDIAHGHSNAVISMIQHIKKHLPNSFVIAGNVGTPEAVRELENAGADATKVGIGPGKVCITKIKTGFGTGGWQLAALRWCAKAASKPVIADGGIRTHGDIAKSIRFGATMVMIGSLFAGHEESPGITIEKDGKLYKEYFGSASEYQKGERKNVEGKKMFVDYKGPLKDTLIEMEQDLQSSISYAGGNKLDAIRNVDYVIVKNSIFNGDKVY, from the coding sequence ATGGAAAATGTTTTTGATTATGAAGATATTCAATTAATCCCTGCAAAGTGTATAGTAAACAGTAGATCTGAATGTGATACTACTGTGGAATTAGGCGGTCGTTCATTTAAGTTACCTGTGGTTCCTGCAAATATGCAAACCATAATAGATGAAAAAATTTCAATATATTTAGCTGAAAATGGTTATTTCTATATAATGCATCGTTTTGAACCTGAAAAGAGAATCGCTTTCATTAAAGATATGACTTCACGCGGATTATTCTCCTCAATCAGTGTTGGTGTAAAAGAAGATGAATATAGATTCATCGAACAATTAGCGTCAGAAAATCTTGTACCTGAGTACATAACTATAGATATCGCACATGGGCATTCAAATGCAGTTATCTCAATGATTCAACATATAAAGAAGCACTTACCAAATAGTTTTGTTATTGCTGGAAATGTTGGTACTCCAGAAGCAGTAAGAGAACTTGAAAACGCTGGTGCAGATGCTACAAAGGTTGGTATAGGACCAGGTAAGGTTTGCATAACTAAAATTAAAACTGGATTCGGTACTGGTGGATGGCAATTAGCAGCACTTCGTTGGTGCGCTAAGGCAGCAAGCAAACCAGTTATAGCTGATGGTGGTATCCGTACTCATGGTGATATCGCTAAATCAATTAGATTTGGCGCAACAATGGTAATGATAGGCTCATTATTTGCAGGTCATGAAGAATCACCTGGAATAACTATCGAGAAAGATGGTAAACTCTATAAAGAATATTTTGGCTCAGCTTCAGAATACCAAAAAGGTGAGAGAAAAAATGTTGAAGGCAAGAAAATGTTCGTTGATTACAAAGGACCTTTAAAAGATACTTTAATAGAAATGGAACAAGATCTTCAATCTTCTATCTCTTATGCAGGTGGAAACAAGTTAGATGCAATTAGAAACGTTGATTATGTGATAGTCAAAAACTCAATATTTAATGGTGATAAAGTTTACTAG
- a CDS encoding MarR family winged helix-turn-helix transcriptional regulator, which produces MDIKIYNKKPSQCNCLNLRRASHAITEVYDKFLAPSGLKIGQFSLLKHIDALEPVSVSNLAISIRLDRTTLVRNLKPLEERGYIDDIAIEGTRNRQLKLTAKGKEVYKSAEVLWFKAQNYLDDYLGKDNIDIFTTLLSKIEALVP; this is translated from the coding sequence ATGGATATAAAAATTTATAATAAAAAGCCATCCCAATGTAATTGTCTTAATTTACGAAGAGCATCTCATGCTATAACTGAAGTTTATGATAAGTTTCTTGCTCCCAGTGGATTGAAAATAGGACAGTTTTCGTTACTCAAGCATATTGATGCTTTAGAACCTGTAAGTGTGAGTAATTTGGCAATTAGCATAAGATTGGATAGAACTACTCTTGTGAGAAATCTTAAACCTCTTGAAGAAAGAGGATACATCGATGATATAGCAATAGAAGGAACTAGAAATAGACAATTAAAATTAACAGCTAAAGGGAAAGAGGTTTATAAATCAGCAGAGGTGCTTTGGTTCAAGGCGCAAAACTATTTAGACGATTATTTAGGTAAAGATAACATTGATATTTTTACAACATTACTTTCAAAAATTGAGGCATTGGTGCCTTAA
- a CDS encoding (Fe-S)-binding protein — translation MENKIREEIKRFFKESKENWFEEIDGYYFEEPIIGFADTKDDLFKDYKKIIGEHHYTPKEIFELAFGEGSFNGGTVISIVLPINEKTRKSNRGLQDWPSREWTLTRTFGDEVFIRALSTHMENYFKDFGYRSIAPYHSQWFQITGSHNGPTSNWSERHVAYVSGLGTFSINDAFITDKGIAIKLISLVTDLKLAPDVRKYKNHTENCLLCSMGICGACIKRCPVNAITREGHDKVKCMKYVYGEESRKKAETIGASAKAGSGCGLCQSGVPCEGRNPMAISR, via the coding sequence ATGGAAAATAAAATAAGAGAAGAAATTAAGAGATTTTTTAAAGAAAGTAAAGAAAACTGGTTTGAAGAAATTGATGGTTATTATTTTGAAGAGCCGATTATAGGCTTTGCTGATACAAAAGATGATTTATTTAAAGATTATAAAAAAATCATAGGTGAGCACCATTACACACCTAAAGAAATTTTTGAATTAGCTTTCGGCGAAGGTAGTTTTAATGGTGGTACAGTTATTAGTATAGTACTTCCTATAAACGAAAAGACAAGGAAAAGCAACAGGGGATTGCAAGATTGGCCATCAAGAGAATGGACATTAACTCGTACCTTTGGTGATGAAGTATTTATAAGAGCTTTATCAACTCACATGGAGAACTATTTTAAAGACTTTGGATATAGATCGATAGCACCATATCATTCTCAGTGGTTTCAAATTACAGGATCGCACAATGGACCTACTTCGAACTGGTCAGAACGTCACGTGGCTTATGTTTCAGGCTTAGGAACTTTTTCAATAAATGATGCTTTTATTACAGATAAGGGAATTGCAATTAAATTGATATCCTTAGTTACTGATTTAAAGCTTGCACCAGATGTGAGAAAATATAAAAATCATACTGAAAATTGTTTGCTATGCAGCATGGGGATATGTGGAGCATGTATAAAGCGATGTCCTGTAAATGCTATAACAAGAGAAGGGCATGACAAGGTGAAATGTATGAAGTATGTTTACGGAGAAGAATCAAGAAAGAAAGCTGAAACAATTGGTGCTAGTGCTAAGGCTGGTTCTGGTTGTGGATTATGTCAAAGTGGTGTACCGTGTGAGGGAAGAAATCCTATGGCAATAAGTAGATAG
- a CDS encoding sensor histidine kinase, translating into MGKINFSEVFNIDSFKKMSESLYEASGIPVGLIDVDGTIYIKTGWQDICTKFHRVHPTACSRCLVSDKYINDHLKDGRYIEYKCLNNMWDIGVPIIIYGQHVATIFMGQFFYKDEEVDVEFFKRQAREFNFDEEQYIAALSKVPRWSRKKVKSILDYYLALVTTLAESGVRQLEYESSQKELAKNQKYLDTIFNSVNDAIFINDFNGNIVDANRRSYFMFNYPEDQLKKMNIIDMISSKSGITKEKMLKTFNKATNTRPIVLECICKTKNNDEFWAEFNISAIKFEKKEEIVVSIRDITDRKLSELALQEEAYELENLRTEFFANISHELRTPLNIIFGAIQVIGVEIENKEKTIDKAKILNNLSVEKQNCFRLLRLINNLIDSTKLDSGYFELNMVNCNIVNIVEEITLSVADYINNNNLDLIFDTEIEEKIMACDLDKIERIMLNLLSNAVKFTPDGGKIFVNIIDGEEYITITVEDTGIGIPSQKLNVIFDRFRQVDKTFIRRHEGSGIGLSLVKSLVEMHNGTIYVESKYGIGTKFSVKLPVKVLNDGSLGQWDENKASSKENYVERIKIEFSDIYK; encoded by the coding sequence ATGGGGAAGATTAATTTTTCTGAGGTATTTAATATTGATTCCTTTAAAAAAATGTCAGAAAGCCTTTATGAGGCATCTGGAATTCCTGTGGGACTTATTGATGTAGATGGGACAATATATATAAAAACTGGATGGCAGGATATTTGCACAAAATTTCACAGAGTCCATCCAACTGCTTGTAGCCGATGCTTGGTTAGCGATAAGTATATAAATGATCATTTAAAAGATGGCAGATACATAGAGTACAAATGTTTAAATAATATGTGGGATATAGGTGTGCCTATAATAATATATGGACAACATGTGGCTACGATTTTTATGGGCCAATTTTTTTATAAGGATGAGGAAGTTGATGTTGAGTTTTTTAAAAGACAAGCTCGTGAATTCAATTTTGATGAGGAACAGTACATTGCTGCACTAAGTAAAGTTCCAAGATGGTCAAGAAAAAAGGTTAAAAGTATCTTAGATTATTATTTAGCACTTGTAACTACTTTAGCTGAAAGTGGAGTAAGGCAGTTAGAGTATGAAAGTTCCCAAAAAGAGCTTGCTAAAAATCAAAAGTACCTCGATACTATCTTTAATTCAGTAAATGACGCCATATTTATTAATGACTTTAATGGAAACATTGTAGATGCAAACCGTAGATCTTATTTTATGTTTAACTACCCTGAAGATCAACTTAAAAAAATGAATATAATAGATATGATTTCTTCTAAGTCGGGTATAACAAAGGAAAAAATGCTTAAGACTTTTAATAAAGCTACAAATACTAGACCTATAGTATTGGAGTGTATTTGTAAGACTAAGAATAATGATGAATTTTGGGCTGAATTCAATATCAGTGCAATTAAGTTTGAGAAGAAAGAAGAAATTGTAGTAAGTATTCGTGATATTACAGATAGAAAGTTAAGTGAACTAGCTCTGCAAGAAGAAGCCTATGAATTAGAAAATTTAAGAACTGAATTCTTTGCAAATATTTCACATGAATTGAGAACGCCACTAAACATAATATTTGGTGCTATACAAGTAATTGGAGTAGAAATTGAAAATAAGGAAAAAACTATTGATAAGGCAAAAATACTAAATAATTTAAGTGTTGAAAAGCAAAATTGTTTTAGATTATTAAGGCTTATAAATAATTTAATTGACTCTACTAAACTTGATTCAGGATATTTTGAATTAAATATGGTCAATTGTAACATTGTAAATATTGTTGAAGAAATTACTTTATCAGTAGCAGATTATATTAATAATAATAATCTAGATCTTATTTTTGATACTGAAATAGAAGAAAAGATAATGGCTTGTGATTTAGATAAGATCGAAAGAATAATGCTTAACCTTTTATCAAATGCAGTAAAATTTACACCTGATGGAGGAAAAATCTTCGTAAATATTATTGATGGTGAAGAATACATAACCATTACAGTAGAAGATACTGGAATAGGGATACCAAGTCAAAAACTAAATGTAATATTTGATAGGTTTAGGCAAGTAGATAAAACATTTATAAGAAGACATGAAGGAAGTGGAATTGGGTTATCTCTAGTAAAATCATTAGTTGAGATGCATAATGGAACTATCTATGTAGAAAGTAAATATGGCATAGGGACTAAGTTTTCAGTGAAATTGCCAGTTAAAGTGCTGAATGATGGAAGTTTAGGGCAATGGGATGAGAATAAAGCAAGTTCTAAGGAAAACTATGTTGAGAGAATTAAAATTGAGTTTTCGGATATATATAAATAA